A stretch of Eubalaena glacialis isolate mEubGla1 chromosome 10, mEubGla1.1.hap2.+ XY, whole genome shotgun sequence DNA encodes these proteins:
- the TRIM3 gene encoding tripartite motif-containing protein 3, with protein sequence MAKREDSPGPEVQPMDKQFLVCSICLDRYRCPKVLPCLHTFCERCLQNYIPAQSLTLSCPVCRQTSILPEQGVSALQNNFFISSLMEAMQQAPDGAHDPEDPHPLSAVAGRPLSCPNHEGKTMEFYCEACETAMCGECRAGEHREHGTVLLRDVVEQHKAALQRQLEAVRGRLPQLSAAIALVGGISQQLQERKAEALAQISAAFEDLEQALQQRKQALVSDLEAICGAKQKVLQTQLDTLRQGQEHIGSSCSFAEQALRLGSAPEVLLVRKHMRERLAALAAQAFPERPHENAQLELVLEVDGLRRSVLNLGALLTTSATAHETVATGEGLRQALVGQPASLTVTTKDKDGRLVRTGSAELHAEITGPDGTRLPVPVVDHKNGTYELVYTARTEGELLLSVLLYGQPVRGSPFRVRALRPGDLPPSPDDVKRRVKSPGGPGSHVRQKAVRRPSSMYSTGGKRKDNPIEDELVFRVGSRGREKGEFTNLQGVSAASSGRIVVADSNNQCIQVFSNEGQFKFRFGVRGRSPGQLQRPTGVAVDTNGDIIVADYDNRWVSIFSPEGKFKTKIGAGRLMGPKGVAVDRNGHIIVVDNKSCCVFTFQPNGKLVGRFGGRGATDRHFAGPHFVAVNNKNEIVVTDFHNHSVKVYSADGEFLFKFGSHGEGNGQFNAPTGVAVDSNGNIIVADWGNSRIQVFDSSGSFLSYINTSAEPLYGPQGLALTSDGHVVVADAGNHCFKAYRYLQ encoded by the exons ATGGCGAAGAGGGAGGACAGCCCTGGCCCAGAGGTCCAGCCAATGGACAAGCAGTTCCTGGTGTGCAGCATCTGCCTGGATCGGTACCGGTGCCCCAAGGTTCTGCCCTGCCTGCACACCTTCTGTGAGAG ATGCCTCCAGAACTACATCCCTGCCCAGAGCCTGACGCTGTCCTGTCCAGTGTGTCGGCAGACGTCCATCCTCCCTGAGCAGGGCGTCTCTGCGCTGCAGAACAACTTCTTCATCAGCAGCCTCATGGAGGCCATGCAGCAGGCACCTGATGGGGCCCACGACCCCGAGGACCCCCACCCCCTCAGCGCAGTGGCTGGCCGCCCCCTCTCCTGCCCCAACCATGAAGGCAAG ACGATGGAGTTTTACTGTGAGGCCTGTGAGACGGCCATGTGCGGCGAGTGCCGCGCCGGCGAGCATCGGGAGCACGGCACCGTGCTGCTGCGCGACGTGGTGGAGCAGCACAAGGCCGCCCTGCAGCGCCAGCTCGAGGCGGTGCGCGGCCG ACTACCACAGCTGTCCGCTGCCATCGCCTTAGTGGGGGGCAtcagccagcagctgcaggagcgCAAGGCAGAGGCCCTGGCCCAGATCAGCGCAGCCTTCGAGGACCTGGAGCAAGCGCTGCAGCAGCGCAAGCAGGCCCTGGTCAGCGACCTGGAGGCCATTTGTGGAGCCAAGCAGAAG GTGTTGCAGACCCAGTTAGACACACTGCGCCAGGGGCAGGAGCACATCGGCAGCAGCTGCAGCTTCGCTGAGCAGGCACTGCGCCTGGGCTCGGCCCCGGAGGTGTTGCTCGTGCGCAAGCACATGCGAGAGCGGCTGGCGGCGTTGGCGGCACAGGCCTTCCCGGAGCGGCCGCACGAGAACGCGCAGCTGGAACTGGTCCTCGAGGTGGACGGGCTGCGGCGATCGGTGCTCAATCTGGGTGCGCTGCTCACTACGAGCGCCACTGCACACGAGACGGTGGCCACTGGCGAGGGCCTGCGCCAGGCGCTGGTGGGGCAGCCCGCCTCTCTCACTGTCACTACCAAAGACAAGGATGGGCGGCTGGTGCGCACAGGCAGCGCCGAGCTGCACGCGGAGATCACGGGCCCCGACGGCACACGCCTGCCGGTGCCCGTGGTGGACCACAAGAACGGCACGTACGAGCTGGTGTACACGGCGCGCACCGAAGGCGAGCTGCTCCTCTCGGTGCTGCTCTACGGACAGCCGGTGCGCGGCAGCCCCTTCCGCGTGCGGGCCCTGCGTCCTGGGGACCTGCCACCTTCCCCGGACGACGTCAAGCGCCGCGTCAAGTCCCCTGGCGGCCCGGGCAGCCACGTGCGCCAGAAGGCAGTGCGTCGGCCCAGCTCCATGTACAGCACCGGCGGCAAACGGAAGGACAACCCCATTGAGGACGAGCTCGTCTTCCGCGTTG GCAGTCGTGGAAGGGAGAAGGGTGAATTCACCAATTTACAGGGTGTGTCCGCAGCCAGCAGCGGCCGCATAGTGGTAGCAGACAGCAACAACCAATGTATCCAG GTTTTCTCCAATGAAGGCCAGTTCAAGTTCCGCTTTGGGGTCCGAGGACGCTCGCCTGGGCAGCTGCAGCGTCCCACAGGTGTGGCCGTGGACACCAATGGAGACATTATCGTGGCAGACTATGACAACCGTTGGGTCAGCATCTTCTCCCCTGAGGGCAAGTTCAAG ACCAAGATTGGAGCTGGCCGCCTCATGGGCCCCAAGGGAGTGGCTGTAGACCGGAATGGGCATATCATTGTGGTCGACAACAAGTCCTGCTGCGTCTTTACCTTCCAGCCCAATGGCAAGCTGGTTGGCCGTTTTGGGGGCCGTGGGGCCACTGACCGCCACTTTGCAG GGCCCCATTTTGTGGCTGTGAACAACAAGAATGAGATTGTAGTGACGGATTTCCATAACCATTCCGTGAAG GTGTACAGTGCCGACGGAGAGTTCCTCTTCAAGTTCGGCTCCCACGGCGAGGGCAATGGGCAGTTCAATGCCCCCACGGGAGTAGCTGTGGACTCCAATGGAAACATCATCGTGGCTGACTGGGGCAACAGCCGCATCCAG GTGTTCGACAGCTCTGGCTCCTTCCTGTCCTATATCAACACATCTGCAGAGCCGCTGTATGGCCCGCAGGGCCTGGCACTGACCTCGGATGGCCACGTGGTGGTGGCCGACGCGGGCAACCACTGCTTTAAGGCCTATCGCTACCTCCAGTAG